A part of Aegilops tauschii subsp. strangulata cultivar AL8/78 chromosome 2, Aet v6.0, whole genome shotgun sequence genomic DNA contains:
- the LOC109773973 gene encoding uncharacterized protein has product MHPSPTAIGPSGPRRPAGETAADHLSALPDDLLRRIMSSLRAWEVVRTCVLARRWRHLWASAPCLDFRLRRSTRDREPLRPCDFFYRLFLFRNALAPVDTLRLWSSDALGDFADDAGTWIRAAIRRGARVIHVVGRRGSPAQFAGVPFISCHLRVLKLSYARLDRKILEELSSRCTSLEELDLKDCLVAADEIASASLKALIMLKCKIECDFSIAAPNLVLLRLVTPYLRVPSFKNLGSLVTGTIMIDDYFLSDDFSEDDEYDETNDDDDDDDDDVNYVSEHTIDQEDSDETTTTDDDDDDAADDNRNYGSEHIIELEHCDETTSDDGTNEDDEYDDSSYNNNYDHDNDIDSDDTYQYSEIAQERKYGYHADSQNSSEDDYYHCYENSEIIDGEYVGGRNILWSISNVTSLGLLTDAGEVVLSRELKRCPSFSNLKTLSLGEWCMAAGFIALIFLLQHSPIIQRLFLQLKLNFDIRSKMALETSIKLQRRSFNCKDLQMVKIKWSKDDMRVHKLANQFIANGVPLDKILVHRSGKRTDNKEGDSAAGARSSDAAAGLLPSAAPASPSPSSPAAAPAPAPLATRCPPPPVAPSAPLPRPEASSLTRPCWSDLAAEEDLAEAATGEPRSPRRFGDRLAAALAPFLPLLPADASAALLPAPPSMARPSRSLPSPSPAVAGPPAGRRGRGARARSWGVVGRADIGQAASSWRSGALPPVAPPMQPPMVALDAGPALVLPVWRLGGHRTASLAIISEELRHLFNSYWDWEVTPISDREFTMIFPDPVNLRYSTHSARLTLALN; this is encoded by the exons atgcacCCGAGCCCAACGGCGATCGGGCCCTCGGGGCCGCGCCGCCCTGCGGGTGAGACGGCCGCCGACCACCTCAGCGCCCTCCCGGACGACCTCCTGCGCCGCATCATGTCGTCCCTGAGGGCGTGGGAGGTGGTGCGCACATGCGTGCTCGCGCGGCGCTGGCGCCACCTCTGGGCATCCGCGCCCTGCCTCGACTTCCGCCTGCGTCGCTCCACCCGCGACCGCGAGCCGCTCCGCCCCTGCGACTTCTTCTACAGGCTCTTCCTCTTCCGCAACGCGTTGGCACCCGTGGACACGCTCCGCCTGTGGTCCAGCGATGCGCTGGGGGACTTCGCCGACGACGCCGGCACCTGGATCAGGGCCGCTATCAGGCGCGGCGCGCGGGTCATCCATGTCGTTGGGCGTCGCGGGTCTCCTGCGCAGTTCGCGGGCGTCCCCTTCATCTCCTGCCACCTTAGGGTCTTGAAGCTGTCGTATGCCAGGCTCGACCGCAAGATCCTCGAGGAGCTCTCTTCTCGCTGCACGTCTTTGGAGGAACTTGACCTCAAGGATTGCTTGGTGGCAGCGGATGAGATCGCCTCTGCCTCTCTCAAGGCTTTGATCATGCTCAAATGCAAGATCGAGTGTGACTTCTCGATTGCTGCTCCCAACCTCGTGCTTCTGCGCCTCGTCACACCTTATCTGCGAGTTCCATCATTCAAGAACCTGGGTTCACTGGTCACTGGAACTATCATGATAGATGACTATTTCTTGAGTGATGACTTCAGTGAGGATGACGAGTATGATGAAaccaatgatgatgatgatgacgatgatgatgatgtcAATTATGTTTCTGAACACACCATTGATCAAGAGGATTCTGATGAAACTACTACtactgatgatgatgatgatgatgcggctGATGATAATAGAAATTATGGTTCTGAACACATCATTGAGCTAGAGCATTGTGATGAAACTACTTCTGATGatggcaccaatgaggatgacgAATATGATGATAGCAGTTAT AACAACAATTATGATCATGATAATGATATCGATAGCGATGACACCTATCAATACAGTGAGATTGCACAAGAAAGAAAGTACGGTTACCATGCTGACAGTCAGAATTCTAGTGAAGAtgattactatcattgctatgaaAACAGTGAAATCATTGATGGTGAATATGTTGGTGGCCGAAACATCCTTTGGAGTATTTCAAATGTTACAAGTTTGGGGTTGTTAACTGATGCTGGAGAG GTGGTTCTGAGTAGGGAATTGAAAAGATGTCCATCCTTTAGTAACCTGAAGACCTTGTCCCTTGGTGAATGGTGTATGGCTGCTGGTTTCATTGCACTAATTTTCCTGCTGCAACATTCACCTATTATACAGAGGCTTTTTCTCCAACTTAAATTG AACTTTGATATCAGAAGCAAAATGGCCTTGGAAACAAGTATCAAACTACAGAGAAGATCATTTAACTGCAAAGACCTTCAAATGGTGAAAATCAAATGGTCAAAGGATGATATGAGAGTCCATAAGTTGGCAAACCAGTTCATTGCTAATGGTGTACCCCTTGACAAGATTTTAGTCCATCGGAGTGGAA AAAGGACCGACAACAAGGAGGGCGACTCCGCGGCTGGCGCCCGCTCCTCCGATGCCGCCGCTGGACTCCTCCCCTCCGCCGCCCCGGCGAGCCCGTCGCCGTCGTCTCCGGCGGCTGCGCCCGCCCCCGCTCCCCTGGCGActcgctgccccccccccccggttgcCCCCTCGGCGCCCCTCCCGCGGCCCGAAGCTTCCTCCTTGACGCGCCCATGCTGGTCCGACCTTGCCGCAGAAGAGGACCTCGCGGAGGCAGCGACCGGCGAGCCGCGGTCTCCCCGTCGCTTCGGGGACCGGCTTGCGGCCGCCCTTGCGCCGTTCCTCCCGTTGCTCCCCGCTGACGCCTCTGCAGCGCTGCTCCCCGCTCCCCCATCCATGGCTCGCCCCTCCCGGTCACTACCTTCCCCGTCGCCTGCTGTGGCCGGCCCTCCCGCTgggcggcgcgggcgcggggccCGAGCTCGTTCTTGGGGGGTGGTTGGCCGGGCCGACATCGGTCAAGCGGCCTCGTCGTGGCGGAGCGGCGCCCTTCCACCGGTGGCTCCACCGATGCAACCACCTATGGTGGCGCTGGACGCCGGGCCGGCGCTAGTGCTGCCGGTTTGGAGGCTCGGCGGGCATCG GACGGCGTCCCTGGCCATCATCTCTGAGGAGCTTCGCCACCTGTTCAACTCGTACTGGGATTGGGAGGTGACCCCGATCTCCGACCGGGAGTTCACCATGATCTTCCCCGACCCGGTCAATCTCCGTTATAGCACCCACAGCGCCAGGCTCACGCTGGCCCTCAACTAG